The following coding sequences lie in one Pectobacterium sp. A5351 genomic window:
- the mioC gene encoding FMN-binding protein MioC yields the protein MADITLISGSTLGSAEYVAEHLAELLEKDDFSTELLHGPGLDALPESGVWLVVTSTHGAGEFPDNLKALFDQLEQQKPDLSQVSFGAIGIGSREYDTFCGAIQTADRVLTQLGAKRIGEILEIDITQHQIPEDPAEEWLGSWVDLLK from the coding sequence ATGGCAGACATTACCTTGATCAGTGGCAGTACCCTTGGCAGCGCCGAATACGTCGCAGAGCATTTGGCTGAACTGCTGGAGAAGGATGATTTTTCCACTGAACTTCTGCACGGTCCTGGGCTTGATGCACTGCCTGAAAGCGGTGTATGGCTGGTGGTAACGTCCACCCACGGCGCAGGGGAGTTTCCTGATAACCTGAAAGCGCTGTTTGATCAGTTAGAACAGCAGAAGCCCGATCTTTCTCAGGTGAGCTTCGGTGCGATAGGGATCGGTAGCAGAGAGTACGATACGTTCTGTGGCGCGATCCAAACAGCGGATCGTGTGCTAACCCAGTTAGGGGCGAAAAGGATCGGTGAAATCCTTGAGATCGACATCACCCAGCATCAGATTCCTGAAGATCCGGCTGAAGAATGGCTAGGATCGTGGGTTGATTTACTCAAATAA
- the mnmG gene encoding tRNA uridine-5-carboxymethylaminomethyl(34) synthesis enzyme MnmG — translation MFYPDPFDVIVIGGGHAGTEAAMASARMGQQTLLLTHNIDTLGQMSCNPAIGGIGKGHLVKEIDAMGGLMARAVDQAGIQFRILNSSKGPAVRATRAQADRVLYRQAVRTALENQPNLMIFQQAVDDLIVENDRVVGAVTQMGLKFRAKAVVLTVGTFLDGKIHIGLDNYSGGRAGDPPSIPLARRLRELPLRVNRLKTGTPPRIDARTIDFSVLAQQHGDNPMPVFSFLGNANQHPAQMPCYITHTNEKTHDVIRNNLDRSPMYAGIIEGIGPRYCPSIEDKVMRFADRNTHQIFLEPEGLTSNEIYPNGISTSLPFDVQWQIVRSMAGMENACIVRPGYAIEYDFFDPRDLKPTLENKFIHGLFFAGQINGTTGYEEAAAQGMLAGLNAARLAADKEGWSPRRDQAYLGVLVDDLCTLGTKEPYRMFTSRAEYRLMLREDNADLRLTEIGRELGMVDNHRWARFNEKLESIEKERQRLRDIHVHPQSEQLDQINSLLKTPLSREANGEELLRRPEVDYVQLTTLPLFAPGLTDEQAAEQVEIQVKYEGYIARQQDEIEKQLRNENTLLPADMDYKQVSGLSNEVIAKLNDHKPSSIGQASRISGITPAAISILLIWLKKQGLLRRSA, via the coding sequence ATGTTTTATCCAGATCCATTTGACGTCATCGTCATCGGTGGCGGTCATGCGGGAACAGAAGCAGCGATGGCTTCTGCCCGAATGGGCCAACAGACGCTTTTACTCACACACAATATTGATACGCTGGGACAAATGTCTTGTAACCCAGCGATTGGCGGTATTGGAAAAGGCCATCTGGTTAAAGAGATCGATGCCATGGGAGGGTTGATGGCGCGTGCCGTCGATCAGGCAGGTATACAGTTTAGGATACTAAACAGCAGTAAAGGCCCCGCGGTCAGAGCAACACGTGCACAAGCGGATCGCGTGCTCTATCGTCAGGCTGTTCGCACCGCGCTGGAGAATCAGCCAAACCTGATGATCTTCCAGCAGGCTGTTGATGATCTGATTGTGGAAAACGATCGTGTCGTCGGTGCAGTTACCCAAATGGGACTAAAATTTCGTGCGAAAGCCGTGGTATTAACGGTAGGCACTTTCCTCGACGGCAAAATTCACATTGGGCTGGATAACTACAGCGGTGGACGCGCAGGCGATCCGCCTTCCATTCCACTCGCGCGTCGCCTGCGTGAACTGCCTCTGCGCGTCAACCGCCTGAAGACCGGTACTCCGCCACGTATTGATGCAAGAACTATCGATTTTAGCGTGTTGGCTCAACAACACGGTGATAACCCGATGCCGGTTTTCTCATTCTTGGGTAATGCGAACCAGCATCCAGCGCAAATGCCGTGCTATATCACGCATACCAACGAGAAAACTCATGATGTGATCCGTAATAATCTGGATCGTAGCCCGATGTATGCCGGAATCATCGAAGGGATCGGCCCACGCTATTGTCCATCGATCGAAGACAAGGTCATGCGCTTTGCCGATCGAAATACGCATCAGATCTTTCTTGAGCCTGAAGGACTGACCAGCAACGAAATTTATCCTAACGGGATCTCAACCAGTTTGCCGTTTGACGTCCAGTGGCAGATTGTTCGCTCAATGGCAGGGATGGAAAATGCCTGCATCGTTCGTCCTGGTTATGCGATTGAGTACGATTTCTTCGATCCTCGCGATCTGAAACCTACGCTGGAAAACAAATTTATTCATGGTTTGTTCTTTGCCGGACAGATCAACGGGACAACAGGTTATGAAGAAGCCGCAGCACAGGGCATGCTGGCAGGTCTGAATGCAGCTCGATTGGCTGCCGATAAGGAAGGTTGGTCACCGCGTCGCGATCAAGCCTATCTTGGCGTGCTGGTTGACGATCTCTGTACACTGGGTACGAAAGAACCCTACCGTATGTTTACGTCACGTGCTGAATATCGCCTGATGCTGCGCGAAGATAACGCCGATCTGCGTTTGACTGAAATCGGCCGTGAACTGGGGATGGTTGACAATCATCGCTGGGCACGTTTCAACGAGAAGCTCGAAAGCATTGAAAAAGAGCGTCAGCGCCTGCGCGATATTCACGTGCATCCGCAATCTGAGCAGTTAGATCAAATTAACTCACTGCTGAAAACGCCGTTGTCACGTGAAGCGAATGGTGAAGAGCTGCTACGCCGGCCGGAAGTCGATTACGTTCAGCTTACTACGCTGCCGCTGTTCGCTCCGGGATTGACCGATGAGCAGGCAGCTGAACAGGTTGAAATTCAGGTTAAATACGAAGGGTATATTGCCCGTCAGCAGGATGAAATTGAGAAACAACTGCGTAATGAAAATACGCTGCTACCTGCCGATATGGATTACAAGCAGGTTAGCGGGTTGTCTAATGAAGTTATCGCCAAGCTGAACGATCACAAGCCTTCATCTATCGGCCAAGCCTCACGGATCTCCGGCATTACGCCTGCGGCGATCTCCATTCTGCTGATTTGGCTTAAAAAACAGGGTCTACTGCGCCGCAGCGCCTGA
- the rsmG gene encoding 16S rRNA (guanine(527)-N(7))-methyltransferase RsmG translates to MRNTLDNLLNAAGIVISDKQKNLLIQYVDMLNKWNKAYNLTSVRDPQQMLIRHIMDSIVVEPHLHGQRFIDVGTGPGLPGIPLAIVRPESHFTLLDSLGKRVRFLRQVQHELQLENITPVQSRVEEFPAEPPFDGVISRAFASLQDMISWCSHLPARPTGRFYALKGVLPENELSSLPQGVLLDQVVRLSVPELEGERHLVVLKPN, encoded by the coding sequence GTGCGTAACACACTCGATAATCTGCTCAATGCGGCTGGTATTGTGATTTCAGATAAGCAAAAAAATCTTCTGATACAGTATGTTGATATGCTGAATAAGTGGAATAAGGCCTATAACCTGACGTCTGTACGCGATCCACAGCAAATGCTTATCCGACACATCATGGACAGCATCGTGGTTGAGCCGCATTTACACGGACAGCGTTTTATCGATGTGGGAACGGGGCCTGGATTGCCAGGAATTCCATTGGCGATCGTTCGCCCTGAGTCGCATTTTACCTTGCTGGATAGCCTGGGTAAGCGCGTACGTTTCCTGCGTCAGGTACAGCATGAACTACAGCTTGAAAATATTACGCCAGTGCAGAGTCGCGTTGAGGAATTTCCGGCAGAACCGCCTTTTGATGGCGTAATCAGCCGGGCATTTGCTTCTTTGCAGGACATGATTAGCTGGTGTAGTCATCTTCCGGCCAGACCAACAGGGCGGTTTTATGCGCTAAAAGGCGTACTTCCAGAGAATGAATTGTCATCCTTGCCACAAGGTGTCCTATTGGATCAGGTTGTTCGCTTATCGGTTCCCGAACTGGAAGGTGAGCGCCATTTGGTCGTGCTTAAACCAAACTAA
- the atpI gene encoding F0F1 ATP synthase subunit I has translation MPVSLYSGKVAFRLLLLQLVTFALLSAAFSLNSVNAAASALGGGLAAWLPNVLFVLFALRHQSHKPADGRVAWSFAIGEALKVFITIALLVVALGVFKAAFFPLGLTYLSVLVMQIVAPAVINRCRN, from the coding sequence ATGCCTGTATCCCTTTACAGCGGAAAAGTGGCCTTCAGGCTACTGTTGTTACAGTTAGTGACTTTTGCTTTGTTGAGTGCTGCTTTCAGCCTCAATAGCGTCAATGCTGCCGCTTCTGCGTTAGGTGGAGGATTGGCAGCCTGGTTGCCGAATGTCTTGTTTGTGCTATTTGCCTTGCGTCACCAGTCACACAAGCCTGCTGATGGGCGTGTGGCTTGGTCATTCGCAATTGGCGAGGCGCTTAAGGTATTTATCACCATTGCACTGTTAGTGGTGGCGTTAGGCGTGTTTAAAGCGGCATTCTTTCCGCTTGGCCTGACTTATTTATCGGTGCTGGTTATGCAGATCGTGGCACCGGCCGTAATTAATCGTTGCCGTAATTAA
- the atpB gene encoding F0F1 ATP synthase subunit A, whose protein sequence is MAAGEISTPQEYIGHHLQHLQVGTGFWSINVDSMFFSIALGILFLVIFRRVAKHATSGVPGKLQTAVELIIGFVDGTVRDMFHGKSKLIAPLALTIFVWVFLMNLMDLLPIDLLPQAWAGIYSLLGYDPAHAYLRAVPTADVNITLSMALGVFILVLFYSIKMKGLGGFVKELTMQPFNHPVFIPINLILEGVSLLSKPISLGLRLFGNMYAGELIFILIAGLLPWWSQWLLNVPWAIFHILIITLQAFIFMVLTVVYLSMASEEH, encoded by the coding sequence ATGGCTGCTGGAGAAATCTCTACTCCGCAAGAGTATATCGGTCACCACTTGCAGCATTTGCAGGTAGGGACGGGTTTTTGGTCGATCAACGTCGATTCGATGTTTTTCTCCATCGCTCTTGGGATCCTCTTTCTGGTTATCTTTCGCCGCGTAGCTAAACATGCGACCAGCGGTGTGCCAGGTAAGCTGCAAACGGCCGTCGAACTGATAATCGGTTTCGTTGATGGTACCGTGCGCGATATGTTCCATGGCAAAAGCAAACTGATTGCTCCTTTGGCGCTGACCATTTTCGTCTGGGTTTTCCTGATGAACCTGATGGACCTGCTGCCTATCGATCTGTTGCCGCAAGCCTGGGCAGGTATCTATAGTCTGCTGGGATACGATCCGGCGCATGCTTATCTGCGTGCCGTGCCGACAGCTGACGTGAACATTACGCTGTCGATGGCGCTTGGGGTGTTTATCCTGGTTCTGTTCTACAGCATCAAAATGAAGGGTCTCGGTGGTTTTGTTAAAGAACTGACCATGCAGCCGTTCAACCATCCAGTATTTATTCCTATTAACCTGATTCTTGAAGGTGTCAGCCTGCTGTCCAAACCTATTTCCTTAGGCTTGCGACTGTTTGGCAATATGTATGCGGGTGAGTTGATCTTCATCCTGATTGCCGGTCTGTTGCCGTGGTGGTCACAATGGCTGTTAAATGTGCCTTGGGCTATTTTCCACATTTTGATTATTACGCTTCAGGCTTTTATTTTCATGGTTCTGACGGTTGTTTATCTCTCGATGGCATCTGAAGAGCATTGA
- the atpE gene encoding F0F1 ATP synthase subunit C, whose translation MENLSVDLLYMAAALMMGLAAIGAAIGIGILGGKFLEGAARQPDLIPLLRTQFFIVMGLVDAIPMIAVGLGLYVMFAVA comes from the coding sequence ATGGAAAACCTGAGTGTGGATCTGCTGTACATGGCTGCCGCGTTAATGATGGGTTTGGCGGCAATCGGTGCTGCGATCGGTATCGGCATTCTGGGTGGTAAATTCTTGGAAGGTGCTGCTCGTCAGCCTGACCTGATTCCTTTACTGCGTACACAGTTCTTTATCGTCATGGGTCTGGTTGACGCCATCCCGATGATCGCTGTTGGTCTGGGGCTGTATGTGATGTTTGCGGTGGCCTAA
- the atpF gene encoding F0F1 ATP synthase subunit B, giving the protein MNINATILGQAIAFVLFVWFCMKYVWPPMMAAIEKRQKEIADGLASAERAKKDLNLAQANATDQLKKAKADAQVIIEQANKRRAQILDEAKAEAEAERNKIVAQAQAEIEAERKRAREELRKQVAVLAIAGAEKIIERSVDEAANSDIVDKLVAEL; this is encoded by the coding sequence GTGAATATTAATGCAACAATCCTCGGCCAGGCCATTGCGTTCGTCCTGTTTGTCTGGTTCTGCATGAAGTATGTATGGCCGCCGATGATGGCAGCCATCGAGAAACGTCAGAAAGAAATTGCTGACGGTCTTGCTTCTGCTGAACGTGCCAAAAAAGATTTGAACTTGGCTCAGGCCAATGCGACAGATCAACTGAAGAAAGCCAAAGCGGATGCTCAGGTTATCATCGAGCAGGCGAACAAACGCCGAGCTCAGATCCTGGATGAGGCGAAAGCTGAAGCGGAAGCTGAACGTAACAAGATTGTGGCGCAGGCGCAGGCTGAAATCGAAGCCGAACGTAAACGCGCTCGTGAAGAGCTGCGTAAGCAAGTTGCCGTATTGGCGATTGCCGGTGCCGAGAAAATTATTGAACGTTCCGTGGATGAAGCTGCTAACAGCGACATCGTTGATAAACTGGTCGCTGAACTGTAA
- the atpH gene encoding F0F1 ATP synthase subunit delta has product MSEFVTVARPYAKAAFDFAVENQALDRWQNMLAFSAEVARNEQIAELLSGAVAPIELAKTFIAVCGDQLDEAGQNLIRVMAENGRLPVLPEVLEQFIQLRAALESTVDVDVISASTLSEQQQSKIAAAMEKRLSRKVKLNCKIDKSVMAGVVIRAGDMVIDGSIRGRLERLADVLQS; this is encoded by the coding sequence ATGTCTGAATTTGTCACGGTAGCTCGCCCCTACGCCAAAGCAGCTTTTGACTTTGCGGTTGAGAATCAGGCCTTGGATCGCTGGCAGAACATGCTGGCGTTTTCGGCCGAAGTAGCGCGCAATGAGCAGATTGCCGAGCTGCTTTCCGGTGCGGTTGCACCGATTGAGCTGGCGAAAACGTTTATTGCCGTTTGTGGTGATCAACTTGATGAAGCCGGTCAGAACCTGATTAGGGTGATGGCCGAAAACGGACGTTTACCGGTACTTCCTGAAGTACTGGAACAATTTATTCAACTGCGGGCAGCACTGGAATCGACGGTTGACGTCGATGTGATTTCTGCCAGCACGTTGAGTGAGCAGCAGCAATCAAAGATCGCTGCCGCTATGGAAAAACGTCTGTCACGCAAAGTGAAGCTGAATTGCAAAATTGATAAGTCTGTCATGGCCGGCGTGGTTATTCGCGCGGGCGATATGGTGATAGATGGCAGCATTCGCGGTCGTCTGGAACGTCTGGCAGACGTCTTGCAGTCTTAA
- the atpA gene encoding F0F1 ATP synthase subunit alpha: protein MQLNSTEISELIKQRIAQFNVVSEAHNEGTIVSVSDGIIRVHGLADVMQGEMISLPGNRYAIALNLERDSVGAVVMGPYADLAEGMKVKCTGRILEVPVGRGLLGRVVNTLGAPIDGKGALDHDGFSAVEAIAPGVIERQSVDEPVQTGYKSVDAMIPIGRGQRELIIGDRQTGKTALAIDAIINQRDSGIKCVYVAIGQKASTISNVVRKLEEHGALENTIVVVATASESAALQYLAPYAGCAMGEYFRDRGEDALIIYDDLSKQAVAYRQISLLLRRPPGREAYPGDVFYLHSRLLERASRVNADYVEAFTKGEVKGKTGSLTALPIIETQAGDVSAFVPTNVISITDGQIFLESNLFNAGIRPAVNPGISVSRVGGAAQTKIMKKLSGGIRTALAQYRELAAFSQFASDLDDATRKQLSHGQKVTELLKQKQYAPMSVAQQSLVLFAAERGYLEDVELSKVGSFEAALLAYADREHGELLQQIDQTGAYNDEIEGKFKGILDTFKATQSW from the coding sequence ATGCAACTGAATTCCACCGAAATCAGCGAACTGATCAAGCAGCGCATTGCTCAGTTCAATGTGGTGAGCGAAGCTCACAATGAAGGTACTATTGTTTCCGTCAGCGACGGAATCATCCGTGTCCACGGTCTGGCAGACGTGATGCAGGGAGAGATGATCTCTCTGCCGGGTAACCGTTATGCGATCGCACTGAACCTGGAGCGCGACTCCGTTGGTGCGGTAGTTATGGGTCCGTATGCGGATCTGGCTGAAGGCATGAAAGTAAAATGCACCGGCCGTATTCTTGAAGTTCCGGTTGGCCGTGGCCTGCTGGGTCGTGTGGTCAACACGCTGGGCGCACCGATTGACGGTAAAGGCGCACTGGATCATGACGGTTTCTCTGCGGTTGAAGCGATTGCGCCTGGCGTAATCGAACGTCAGTCCGTTGATGAGCCTGTACAAACGGGCTATAAGTCTGTTGACGCCATGATTCCAATCGGTCGTGGTCAGCGTGAGCTGATTATCGGTGACCGTCAGACAGGTAAAACTGCTCTGGCTATCGACGCCATCATCAACCAGCGTGATTCCGGCATCAAATGTGTGTACGTCGCTATCGGCCAGAAAGCCTCCACGATTTCTAACGTGGTGCGTAAACTGGAAGAGCATGGCGCACTGGAAAACACCATTGTCGTCGTCGCTACCGCGTCTGAGTCTGCCGCTCTGCAATATCTGGCACCGTATGCCGGTTGTGCGATGGGCGAGTACTTCCGTGACCGCGGTGAAGATGCGCTGATTATTTATGATGACCTGTCCAAACAGGCCGTTGCTTATCGTCAGATTTCTCTGCTGCTCCGTCGTCCGCCAGGCCGTGAAGCTTATCCTGGTGACGTTTTCTATCTCCACTCCCGTTTGCTGGAGCGTGCATCGCGTGTTAACGCTGATTACGTTGAAGCATTCACCAAGGGTGAAGTGAAGGGGAAAACCGGTTCGTTGACCGCTCTGCCGATCATCGAAACGCAAGCGGGTGACGTTTCTGCGTTCGTTCCGACTAACGTAATTTCTATTACCGATGGTCAGATCTTCCTGGAATCCAACCTGTTTAACGCCGGTATTCGTCCTGCGGTTAACCCAGGGATCTCCGTATCCCGTGTGGGTGGTGCAGCACAGACCAAGATCATGAAGAAACTGTCCGGTGGTATTCGTACCGCACTGGCACAGTACCGTGAGCTGGCAGCATTCTCTCAGTTCGCTTCCGATCTTGATGATGCAACCCGTAAGCAGTTGAGCCACGGTCAGAAAGTGACCGAGCTGTTGAAACAGAAACAGTATGCGCCGATGTCTGTCGCACAGCAGTCTCTGGTTCTGTTTGCGGCAGAACGTGGTTATCTGGAAGATGTTGAGCTGTCGAAAGTCGGTAGCTTTGAAGCGGCACTGCTGGCTTACGCCGATCGTGAGCATGGCGAACTTCTGCAACAAATCGACCAGACTGGCGCTTATAACGATGAGATCGAGGGCAAATTTAAAGGCATCCTCGATACTTTTAAGGCAACCCAGTCCTGGTAA
- the atpG gene encoding F0F1 ATP synthase subunit gamma, whose product MAGAKEIRSKIASVQNTQKITKAMEMVAASKMRKSQDRMAASRPYAETIRNVIGHLALGNLEYKHPYLEERDVKRVGYLVVSTDRGLCGGLNINLFKKLLADMKSWSDKGVETDLALIGSKAVSFFGSVGGNIVAQVTGMGDNPSVSELIGPVKVMLQAYDEGRLDKLYIVSNKFINTMSQEPLVVQVLPLPPSDDGELKKKSWDYLYEPDPKSLLDTLLRRYVESQVYQGVVENLASEQAARMVAMKAATDNGGSLIKELQLVYNKARQASITQELTEIVGGASAV is encoded by the coding sequence ATGGCCGGCGCAAAAGAGATACGTAGTAAGATCGCAAGCGTCCAAAATACGCAGAAGATCACCAAAGCAATGGAAATGGTCGCCGCTTCCAAAATGCGTAAATCGCAGGATCGTATGGCGGCCAGCCGTCCTTATGCGGAAACCATACGCAATGTGATTGGTCACCTTGCGTTAGGAAATCTGGAATATAAACACCCGTACCTGGAAGAACGCGATGTTAAGCGCGTTGGGTATCTGGTGGTGTCTACTGACCGTGGCCTGTGCGGTGGTTTGAACATTAACCTGTTCAAGAAGCTGCTGGCTGATATGAAATCCTGGAGTGACAAAGGCGTTGAAACTGATTTAGCGCTGATTGGGTCCAAAGCGGTTTCTTTCTTCGGTTCGGTAGGCGGAAACATTGTTGCTCAGGTTACCGGTATGGGAGACAACCCTTCCGTATCAGAATTGATCGGTCCGGTTAAAGTTATGCTGCAAGCCTACGACGAAGGTCGTCTGGACAAGCTGTATATCGTAAGCAACAAGTTTATCAATACCATGTCTCAGGAACCGCTTGTTGTTCAAGTGTTACCGTTACCGCCTTCGGATGACGGTGAGTTGAAGAAGAAATCCTGGGATTACCTGTATGAACCCGATCCTAAGTCGCTGCTGGATACCCTGCTGCGCCGTTATGTGGAATCTCAGGTTTATCAGGGCGTCGTAGAAAATCTGGCTAGTGAGCAGGCCGCGCGAATGGTTGCGATGAAAGCCGCGACCGATAACGGCGGTAGCCTGATCAAAGAGCTGCAGTTGGTATACAACAAAGCTCGTCAGGCCAGCATTACTCAGGAACTCACCGAAATCGTCGGGGGAGCCTCCGCGGTTTAA
- the atpD gene encoding F0F1 ATP synthase subunit beta: MATGKIIQVIGAVVDVEFPQDAVPKVYDALEVENGAEKLVLEVQQQLGGGIVRCIAMGSSDGLRRGLNVNNLDHPIEVPVGKATLGRIMNVLGEPIDMKGDIGEEERWAIHRAAPSYEELSNSQELLETGIKVIDLMCPFAKGGKVGLFGGAGVGKTVNMMELIRNIAIEHSGYSVFAGVGERTREGNDFYHEMTDSNVIDKVSLVYGQMNEPPGNRLRVALTGLTMAEKFRDEGRDVLLFVDNIYRYTLAGTEVSALLGRMPSAVGYQPTLAEEMGVLQERITSTKTGSITSVQAVYVPADDLTDPSPATTFAHLDATVVLSRQIASLGIYPAVDPLDSTSRQLDPLVVGQEHYDVARGVQSILQRYQELKDIIAILGMDELSEEDKLVVSRARKIQRFLSQPFFVAEVFTGSPGKYVALKDTIRGFKGIMEGEYDHLPEQAFYMVGSIDEVVEKAKKL, encoded by the coding sequence ATGGCTACTGGAAAGATTATCCAGGTAATCGGCGCCGTGGTGGACGTCGAGTTCCCGCAAGATGCCGTACCAAAGGTGTACGATGCGCTTGAGGTAGAGAACGGCGCTGAGAAACTGGTGCTGGAAGTGCAGCAGCAGTTGGGCGGCGGTATTGTTCGCTGTATCGCAATGGGTTCTTCTGACGGTCTGCGTCGCGGGTTGAACGTGAATAACCTGGACCACCCGATCGAAGTGCCGGTAGGTAAAGCAACGCTGGGTCGTATCATGAACGTGTTGGGTGAACCCATCGACATGAAAGGCGACATCGGCGAAGAAGAGCGTTGGGCTATTCACCGCGCTGCTCCGAGCTATGAAGAGCTGTCAAACTCACAAGAGCTGCTGGAAACCGGCATCAAGGTTATCGACCTGATGTGTCCGTTTGCCAAGGGCGGTAAAGTGGGTCTGTTCGGTGGTGCGGGCGTAGGTAAAACCGTAAACATGATGGAGCTGATCCGTAACATCGCGATCGAGCACTCCGGTTACTCCGTGTTTGCAGGCGTGGGTGAACGTACCCGTGAAGGTAACGACTTCTACCACGAAATGACCGATTCCAACGTAATCGACAAAGTATCACTGGTTTATGGCCAGATGAATGAGCCACCAGGTAACCGTCTGCGCGTAGCACTGACCGGTCTGACCATGGCGGAAAAATTCCGTGATGAAGGCCGTGACGTACTGCTGTTCGTCGATAACATCTACCGTTATACCCTGGCCGGTACGGAAGTATCCGCACTGCTGGGTCGTATGCCTTCTGCGGTAGGTTATCAGCCGACGCTGGCGGAAGAGATGGGCGTTCTGCAAGAACGTATCACTTCAACCAAAACCGGTTCTATCACCTCCGTTCAGGCCGTTTACGTTCCTGCGGATGACTTGACTGACCCATCTCCAGCCACCACCTTTGCTCACTTGGATGCAACCGTGGTACTGAGCCGTCAGATCGCGTCTCTGGGTATCTACCCAGCCGTTGACCCGCTGGACTCCACCAGCCGTCAGTTGGATCCGTTGGTTGTTGGTCAGGAACACTATGATGTTGCCCGTGGCGTGCAGTCTATTCTGCAACGTTATCAGGAACTGAAAGACATCATCGCGATTCTGGGTATGGACGAGCTGTCTGAAGAAGACAAGTTGGTGGTATCTCGTGCACGTAAAATTCAGCGCTTCCTGTCACAGCCGTTCTTCGTAGCGGAAGTATTTACCGGTTCTCCAGGTAAATACGTTGCCCTGAAAGACACCATTCGTGGCTTTAAAGGGATTATGGAAGGCGAATACGACCACCTGCCAGAGCAGGCGTTCTACATGGTTGGTTCCATTGACGAAGTCGTGGAAAAAGCCAAGAAACTGTAA
- a CDS encoding F0F1 ATP synthase subunit epsilon, whose product MAMTYHLDVVSAEQQMFSGLVQKIQVTGSEGELGIYPGHAPLLTAIKPGMVRIVKQHGEEEYIYLSGGILEVQPNTVTVLSDTAIRGQDLDEARALEAKRKAEDHIRNSHGDVDYAQASAELSKAIAKLRVIELTRKAM is encoded by the coding sequence ATGGCTATGACTTACCATCTGGATGTCGTGAGTGCAGAACAGCAAATGTTCTCCGGTCTGGTGCAGAAGATCCAGGTAACGGGGAGCGAAGGCGAACTGGGTATTTATCCGGGACATGCCCCTCTGCTTACTGCCATTAAGCCTGGTATGGTTCGTATCGTTAAGCAGCACGGTGAGGAAGAGTATATTTATCTTTCTGGCGGCATCCTTGAGGTGCAACCAAATACCGTTACCGTGCTGTCTGATACCGCTATCCGTGGGCAGGATTTGGATGAAGCCCGTGCGTTGGAAGCGAAACGCAAAGCTGAAGATCATATCCGCAATTCACATGGTGATGTGGATTATGCTCAGGCTTCAGCAGAGCTGAGCAAAGCGATTGCGAAGCTGCGCGTTATCGAGCTGACCAGAAAAGCGATGTAA